A portion of the Microbacterium hominis genome contains these proteins:
- a CDS encoding rhomboid family intramembrane serine protease: MTTDDFRRNRDNFCYRHPDRQSFVLCQRCLRTICPECQTPGAVGVICPECLRDQQKQQSPAQRTAERRWSRPRAVAVADGRPVVTYAIIGITAFAYLLGLIPGIGDDVRGSLLFWAPLLYPDLSGAFQPWRALSVALVHSGIWHVGLNMLALWLIGRSLEPLLGRWRFLTLYVLSTLGGSVAVTLLSFGTQVVGASGAIFGLFGALLVIGRHLGANISGIAIVLGINLILGFIPGFNVSWQAHVGGLVTGALVGLIFARTRGVRQRGLQIGLLVAVGAVLVALLFIPPLFWF, encoded by the coding sequence GTGACCACCGACGACTTCCGCCGCAACCGAGACAACTTCTGCTACCGGCATCCCGACCGGCAGAGCTTCGTGCTCTGCCAGCGATGCCTGCGCACGATCTGCCCGGAGTGTCAGACTCCCGGTGCGGTCGGGGTGATCTGCCCAGAGTGCCTGCGCGATCAGCAGAAGCAGCAGTCTCCGGCACAGCGCACGGCGGAGCGCCGGTGGTCACGTCCCCGCGCCGTGGCCGTCGCCGACGGCCGGCCCGTCGTCACGTACGCGATCATCGGGATCACGGCCTTCGCCTATCTGCTCGGGCTCATCCCGGGCATCGGCGACGACGTGCGCGGATCGCTGCTGTTCTGGGCGCCGCTGCTGTATCCGGACCTCAGCGGAGCCTTCCAGCCCTGGCGTGCGCTGAGCGTCGCCCTCGTGCACTCCGGCATCTGGCACGTCGGCCTGAACATGCTGGCGCTGTGGCTGATCGGGCGCAGTCTCGAACCGCTGCTGGGGCGGTGGCGGTTCCTCACCCTCTACGTGCTGAGCACGCTGGGCGGATCCGTCGCCGTGACGCTCCTGTCGTTCGGGACACAGGTGGTCGGCGCGTCCGGCGCGATCTTCGGTCTGTTCGGCGCGCTGCTGGTCATCGGTCGGCACCTCGGCGCGAACATCTCCGGCATCGCGATCGTGCTCGGCATCAACCTCATCCTGGGTTTCATCCCGGGGTTCAACGTGTCGTGGCAGGCGCATGTAGGAGGGCTGGTGACCGGCGCGCTCGTCGGGCTCATCTTCGCGCGCACGCGCGGCGTGCGCCAGCGAGGACTGCAGATCGGCCTGCTCGTGGCGGTGGGCGCGGTGCTCGTCGCCCTGCTGTTCATCCCTCCCCTGTTCTGGTTCTGA
- a CDS encoding anthranilate synthase component II, whose amino-acid sequence MIGPGGILVVDNHDSFVHTLEDYLHELGAVTDFVEADTIDRERASAAIEGYSGVLISPGPGTPADAGASIAVVHAAAARGIPLLGVCLGHQAIAEAFGATVDHAPELMHGMTSPVSHDGSALFAGLPDPFTATRYHSLAVVEATLPRELAVTARTESGIIMGLAHRELPITGVQFHPEAVLTEGGYRLLGNWLAAAGYPEAPARGATLTPHR is encoded by the coding sequence GTGATCGGCCCGGGCGGCATCCTCGTCGTCGACAACCACGACAGCTTCGTCCACACCCTGGAGGACTACCTCCACGAGCTCGGAGCGGTCACCGACTTCGTCGAGGCGGACACGATCGATCGCGAGCGGGCATCGGCGGCGATCGAGGGCTACTCGGGCGTGCTGATCTCGCCCGGACCCGGGACGCCGGCCGACGCCGGCGCGTCGATCGCCGTCGTGCACGCTGCCGCGGCCCGCGGCATCCCTCTCCTCGGCGTCTGCCTCGGTCACCAGGCGATCGCTGAGGCGTTCGGCGCGACCGTCGACCACGCGCCGGAGCTGATGCACGGGATGACCTCACCAGTGAGCCACGACGGCTCCGCGCTCTTCGCCGGGCTCCCCGACCCGTTCACCGCGACCCGCTATCACTCGCTCGCCGTCGTCGAGGCGACCCTCCCCCGGGAGCTCGCGGTCACGGCGCGCACCGAATCCGGGATCATCATGGGTCTCGCGCACCGTGAGCTGCCCATCACGGGCGTGCAGTTCCACCCCGAGGCCGTGCTCACCGAAGGGGGATACCGGCTGCTCGGAAACTGGCTGGCCGCAGCCGGCTAC
- a CDS encoding class E sortase — MDESVGARARTRPRVSVIGVIGEILITIGVITLLYVVWQLWVGDVIYGAQRNAAGQELSQAWAEEYIDTVPAPTDAGEPEPEAEAPVTVDPVILPEPADAEVFAIMRVPRFGEDYAVEMAGGVSRARTLDPIGIGHYPGTKMPGDVGNFAVAAHRTTWGKPFNQIAELQVGDPIYIETPDGWYTYRFRTLEYVTPNEVEVLLPVPQKLDAAPGTRYMTMTSCSPMYAMTERIVAYSVFDSFTPRSAGAPEGLVTDAAGA; from the coding sequence GTGGACGAATCCGTCGGCGCACGTGCGCGCACCCGCCCCCGGGTGTCGGTGATCGGCGTGATCGGCGAGATCCTCATCACGATCGGCGTCATCACCCTGCTCTACGTCGTGTGGCAGCTCTGGGTGGGTGACGTGATCTACGGCGCCCAGCGCAACGCCGCCGGGCAGGAGCTCTCGCAGGCGTGGGCCGAGGAGTACATCGACACGGTGCCGGCGCCCACCGACGCCGGCGAACCCGAGCCCGAGGCCGAGGCCCCGGTCACGGTCGATCCCGTCATCCTTCCCGAGCCCGCCGACGCGGAGGTCTTCGCGATCATGCGCGTCCCGCGCTTCGGCGAGGACTACGCCGTCGAGATGGCCGGCGGCGTCAGCCGCGCCCGCACCCTCGATCCGATCGGCATCGGCCACTACCCCGGCACCAAGATGCCCGGCGACGTGGGCAATTTCGCCGTCGCCGCCCACCGCACCACCTGGGGCAAGCCCTTCAACCAGATCGCGGAGCTGCAGGTCGGCGACCCCATCTACATCGAGACACCGGACGGCTGGTACACCTACCGGTTCCGCACCCTCGAATACGTGACCCCGAACGAGGTGGAGGTGCTCCTTCCGGTGCCGCAGAAGCTGGATGCCGCGCCCGGCACGCGCTACATGACCATGACCTCCTGCAGCCCGATGTACGCGATGACCGAGCGGATCGTGGCCTACAGCGTGTTCGATTCGTTCACCCCCCGCTCGGCGGGGGCGCCCGAGGGTCTTGTGACCGACGCGGCGGGTGCCTGA
- a CDS encoding cell division protein CrgA: MARPGKDDDSLVERAEGEAAPNPVWFKPIMIGLMLVGLVWVLVFYLSNQQFPIPGIQGWNLVIGFGIAFIGFLMTTRWR; this comes from the coding sequence ATGGCACGACCCGGCAAAGACGACGACTCGCTCGTCGAGCGCGCAGAAGGCGAAGCTGCACCCAATCCGGTGTGGTTCAAGCCCATCATGATCGGCCTCATGCTGGTCGGTCTGGTGTGGGTGCTCGTTTTCTACTTGAGCAACCAGCAGTTCCCGATTCCCGGCATCCAGGGATGGAACCTGGTCATCGGCTTCGGCATCGCCTTCATCGGCTTCCTCATGACCACACGCTGGCGCTAG